From Paenibacillus thermoaerophilus, a single genomic window includes:
- the rpmG gene encoding 50S ribosomal protein L33, which yields MRVVVTLACTETGDRNYTTTKNKKTHPQRLELMKYCPRLKKHTLHRETR from the coding sequence ATGCGCGTAGTTGTCACGCTGGCATGCACCGAAACGGGCGATCGTAACTATACGACGACGAAAAACAAAAAAACACATCCGCAACGTTTGGAACTGATGAAATATTGCCCCCGTTTGAAGAAGCACACGCTTCACCGGGAGACTCGTTAA
- the trpS gene encoding tryptophan--tRNA ligase yields the protein MKTVLSGIQPSGQLTLGNYIGAIRNFVKLQHTHRCYFMVVDLHAITVPQNPADLRENSQAVAALYLAAGIDPNKASVFLQSQVPAHAQLGWLLTTLTHMGELERMTQYKDKSAGKESVGAGLFTYPSLMAADILLYNADLVPVGDDQKQHLELTRDLAGRFNNRFGELFKIPEVYLPEVGARIMSLDDASKKMSKSNPNPGSYIALLDPPDVIRKKISRAVTDSGREVKYDPASKPEISNLMSIYASCSELSLAEIEAKYEGQGYGPFKKDLADCVISVLEPIQARYREIRASGELLDVLKRGAEQASETAEAVLKAAKEKMGFVV from the coding sequence ATGAAAACTGTATTATCCGGCATTCAGCCGAGCGGTCAACTGACGCTGGGCAACTATATCGGCGCGATCCGCAATTTCGTCAAGCTTCAGCATACGCACCGCTGCTACTTTATGGTGGTCGATCTGCATGCGATAACCGTGCCGCAAAATCCCGCCGACCTGCGGGAGAACAGCCAAGCGGTCGCCGCCCTGTATCTGGCGGCCGGCATCGATCCGAACAAAGCGTCCGTGTTCCTGCAGTCGCAGGTTCCGGCGCACGCGCAGCTTGGCTGGCTGCTGACGACGCTGACCCATATGGGCGAGCTGGAGCGCATGACCCAATACAAGGACAAGTCGGCGGGCAAGGAATCCGTAGGCGCCGGTCTGTTCACGTATCCGTCCCTGATGGCGGCGGATATCCTGCTGTACAATGCCGACCTTGTGCCGGTGGGCGACGACCAGAAGCAGCATCTGGAGCTGACGCGCGATCTGGCGGGCCGGTTCAACAACCGGTTTGGAGAATTGTTCAAAATTCCGGAAGTGTATCTGCCCGAAGTAGGAGCGCGCATCATGTCGCTCGACGACGCCTCCAAAAAGATGAGCAAATCGAATCCGAACCCCGGCAGCTACATCGCGCTGCTCGATCCGCCGGACGTGATCCGGAAGAAAATCAGCCGCGCGGTTACCGACTCCGGGCGCGAAGTGAAATACGATCCGGCCTCCAAGCCGGAAATCTCCAACCTGATGAGCATCTACGCGAGCTGCTCAGAGCTGTCTCTGGCCGAGATCGAAGCGAAGTACGAAGGCCAAGGCTATGGGCCGTTCAAAAAAGATCTCGCGGATTGCGTCATTAGCGTGCTGGAGCCGATTCAGGCGCGTTACCGGGAGATTCGCGCATCGGGCGAGCTGCTTGACGTGCTGAAACGCGGAGCGGAGCAAGCGTCCGAGACGGCGGAAGCGGTCCTCAAAGCGGCAAAAGAAAAAATGGGATTTGTCGTTTGA
- a CDS encoding nitroreductase family protein translates to MDFAAFKEIIHGRRSIRKFTEQDVSVEDIEDIIDCARYAPSDTNSQTWEFVVVKNREKIKDIEAMTWDALNEKAAEAAANGFEKEGRLLTRSFGPYATAFSEAPVLIVCLATPYQSKFREKIFEPIRLVPDSVWEEEGIKSSCLAAQNLMLAAHAKGLATCPMTGPVLLASERLRKYLDIEPDKQINMVIALGYPKENPKKLPRKEVSEITRYVL, encoded by the coding sequence ATGGATTTTGCCGCATTCAAAGAGATCATTCACGGCCGGCGCAGCATCCGCAAATTTACGGAGCAGGACGTATCGGTCGAAGATATCGAGGACATCATCGACTGCGCGAGATACGCGCCCAGCGATACCAACTCGCAGACCTGGGAATTCGTGGTGGTAAAAAACCGGGAGAAGATCAAGGACATCGAGGCGATGACGTGGGACGCCCTGAACGAAAAAGCGGCGGAAGCGGCGGCGAACGGGTTCGAGAAGGAAGGACGGCTGCTGACCCGCTCCTTCGGTCCGTATGCGACCGCCTTTTCCGAAGCTCCCGTGCTGATCGTATGTCTGGCGACGCCTTACCAGTCCAAGTTCCGGGAAAAAATCTTCGAACCGATCCGGCTCGTGCCCGACTCGGTGTGGGAAGAGGAAGGAATCAAAAGCAGTTGCCTGGCCGCGCAAAACCTGATGCTGGCCGCCCACGCGAAAGGGCTGGCCACCTGCCCGATGACCGGCCCGGTGCTTCTGGCGTCGGAGCGGCTGAGGAAGTATCTGGACATTGAGCCGGACAAGCAGATCAATATGGTAATCGCCCTGGGCTACCCGAAGGAGAACCCCAAAAAACTGCCCCGCAAAGAAGTCAGCGAAATTACCCGCTACGTGCTGTAA
- a CDS encoding ABC transporter ATP-binding protein — protein sequence MADLLRVEKLTGGYSSAKPVLREVSFEVRAGEMVGLIGLNGAGKSTAIKHILGLLLPHAGEIRVGGRTLAEAPDTYRAGMAYVPETPLLYEELTVREHLRLAAMAYGLEEAAFAERADELAESFDMRRALDRLPSQLSKGMRQRVMMMTALLVRPSLYVIDEPFLGLDPLGVRTLLDWMAARKREGAGLLVCSHLLTTLEAYCDRFVLLADGRVRAAGSLDDLREAAGMRRGAGSLDEAFFRLIGGGPA from the coding sequence ATGGCGGATTTGCTGCGCGTGGAGAAGTTGACGGGCGGATACTCGTCCGCGAAGCCGGTGCTGAGAGAGGTTTCGTTCGAGGTGCGGGCCGGCGAGATGGTCGGCTTGATCGGACTGAACGGCGCGGGGAAAAGCACGGCGATCAAGCATATTCTGGGGCTGCTGCTGCCGCATGCGGGCGAGATTCGCGTCGGCGGGCGCACACTGGCGGAAGCGCCGGATACGTACCGGGCGGGCATGGCCTACGTGCCGGAAACTCCGCTGCTGTACGAGGAGCTGACGGTGCGCGAGCATCTGCGGCTGGCGGCCATGGCATACGGCCTGGAAGAAGCGGCGTTCGCGGAGCGGGCGGACGAGCTGGCCGAATCGTTTGACATGCGCCGGGCGCTCGACCGTCTGCCGTCGCAGTTGTCGAAAGGCATGCGCCAGCGCGTGATGATGATGACGGCGCTGCTCGTGCGGCCTTCGCTGTACGTGATCGACGAGCCGTTTCTCGGCCTCGATCCGCTGGGGGTGCGCACGCTGCTCGACTGGATGGCGGCGCGCAAGCGCGAGGGGGCGGGGCTGCTCGTCTGCTCGCATCTTTTAACGACGCTGGAGGCTTATTGCGACCGCTTCGTGCTGCTGGCGGACGGTCGGGTCCGGGCCGCGGGAAGTCTCGACGATCTGCGCGAAGCCGCAGGCATGCGCCGGGGCGCGGGGAGTCTGGACGAGGCGTTTTTCCGGCTGATCGGAGGCGGGCCGGCGTGA
- the glnA gene encoding type I glutamate--ammonia ligase, whose amino-acid sequence MSVQNVLKLIKDNNIEWVDFRFVDLLGRAHHISLPAAEVDEATFENGVAFDGSSITGFRGIEESDMVMMPDTESVFIDPFTAHPTLNIMCNIHTPDGERYDRDPRSIAQKAEEYLQKSGVGTAAYFAPESEFFIFDDVRFETGINKSYFEVDSEEAFWNTARKEEGGNLGFKVRQKGGYVPVQPVDTQQDIRSEMCRLLMESGLRIERHHHEVATAGQGEINFRFDTLTKTADNLMKYKYIVHNTARQYGKVATFMPKPLFGDNGSGMHVHQSIFNGDTPLFYEKGGYANLSDLAMYYIGGILHHAPALIAITNPSTNSFKRLVPGYEAPVNLVFSKGNRSAAIRIPVAAVTPKGCRIEFRTPDSTANPYLAFAAMLLAGLDGIKNKLDPRALGYGPFDKNIYELSDAEKAEIRSVPGTLDEALDALEADHAFLTESGVFSEDFIKNYIELKRAEAKSVSIRIHPHEYSLYFDC is encoded by the coding sequence ATGTCTGTACAAAACGTTCTGAAGTTGATCAAGGACAACAACATTGAATGGGTTGACTTCCGTTTTGTCGACCTGCTCGGTCGCGCGCACCATATTTCGCTGCCGGCAGCCGAAGTGGACGAAGCTACTTTCGAAAACGGCGTCGCGTTCGACGGTTCGTCTATCACCGGCTTCCGCGGAATCGAAGAATCCGACATGGTCATGATGCCGGATACGGAATCGGTTTTCATCGATCCGTTCACCGCTCATCCGACCCTCAATATCATGTGCAACATCCACACGCCGGACGGCGAGCGTTATGACCGCGACCCCCGTTCCATCGCGCAAAAAGCCGAAGAGTACCTGCAAAAATCCGGCGTAGGCACGGCTGCATACTTCGCTCCGGAATCCGAATTTTTCATCTTCGACGACGTTCGCTTCGAGACGGGCATCAACAAATCCTACTTCGAAGTCGATTCCGAAGAAGCGTTCTGGAACACCGCCCGCAAAGAAGAAGGCGGCAACCTGGGCTTCAAGGTTCGCCAAAAAGGCGGATACGTGCCGGTTCAACCGGTTGACACGCAGCAGGACATCCGTTCCGAAATGTGCCGTCTGCTGATGGAGTCCGGACTGCGCATCGAGCGCCATCACCACGAAGTGGCGACCGCGGGTCAAGGCGAGATCAACTTCCGTTTCGACACGCTGACCAAAACGGCCGACAACCTGATGAAATACAAATATATCGTGCACAACACCGCCCGCCAATACGGCAAAGTCGCCACGTTTATGCCGAAACCGCTGTTCGGCGACAACGGAAGCGGCATGCACGTTCACCAATCGATCTTCAACGGCGACACTCCGCTGTTCTATGAAAAAGGCGGTTACGCGAACCTGAGCGATCTGGCGATGTACTACATCGGCGGCATTCTGCACCACGCTCCGGCTCTGATCGCGATCACGAACCCGTCGACGAACTCGTTCAAACGTCTCGTTCCGGGTTACGAAGCGCCGGTTAACCTGGTCTTCTCCAAAGGAAACCGTTCCGCAGCCATTCGTATTCCGGTCGCAGCGGTTACGCCGAAAGGCTGCCGCATCGAGTTCCGTACGCCGGACTCCACGGCTAACCCGTATCTGGCGTTCGCGGCCATGCTGCTTGCCGGTCTGGACGGCATCAAAAACAAACTCGATCCGCGTGCCCTCGGCTACGGACCGTTCGACAAAAACATCTATGAATTGTCCGACGCGGAAAAAGCGGAAATCCGCAGCGTTCCGGGTACGCTCGACGAAGCGCTCGACGCGCTGGAAGCGGACCATGCGTTCCTGACGGAAAGCGGCGTATTCTCCGAAGACTTCATCAAAAACTACATCGAGCTGAAACGCGCGGAAGCGAAATCGGTATCCATCCGCATCCACCCGCACGAATACTCGCTGTACTTCGATTGCTGA
- a CDS encoding alpha/beta-type small acid-soluble spore protein → MANNQSRSSNSLVVPQALAALDQLKYEVAQELGIQIPQDGYYGYMATRDTGAIGGHITRRLVQIAEQQLAGNFSSR, encoded by the coding sequence ATGGCAAACAATCAATCGCGCAGCAGCAACTCTCTGGTTGTTCCTCAAGCACTTGCGGCACTGGATCAATTGAAGTACGAAGTCGCGCAAGAACTCGGCATTCAAATTCCGCAGGACGGCTACTACGGCTACATGGCCACCCGCGACACGGGCGCGATTGGCGGCCACATCACCCGCCGTCTCGTTCAAATCGCGGAGCAGCAACTGGCCGGCAACTTTTCCAGCCGCTAA
- a CDS encoding metal-dependent hydrolase — protein MDTGTHLVIGLSLAGLAHLDPAVASDPHVAAAVLVGTIAGSQAPDLDGLLRFRGNAVYIRNHRGLSHSLPAVFLWSAAITALIGLVFDPLPIWHVAFWVLVAVSFHVFSDCFNTYGTQAARPFTEKWISWNIIHIFDPVLFSLHTIGLLIWAFGLAEPRIIFSVVYGFTALYYVARTIQHRRVERRLPIQDREYAEGDRYTAIPTIHLYHWNVVKRRADGSYRLGEVRNGVLRWVDRAVCDSHPAIEATRSHPDVQAFLYFTSYACAECREHAWGYEVRWTDVRYRHRKQYPFVAVLLLNRRMETTDSYVGWLSESRLEKKLGLGAQ, from the coding sequence GCCGTTCTCGTCGGCACTATCGCAGGCTCTCAGGCTCCGGATTTGGACGGGTTGCTCCGCTTCCGGGGCAACGCCGTGTATATCCGCAACCATCGCGGCCTGTCCCACTCGCTGCCGGCCGTCTTTTTGTGGTCTGCCGCCATTACGGCGCTGATCGGCCTGGTGTTCGATCCGCTTCCGATTTGGCACGTGGCGTTTTGGGTGCTCGTCGCCGTCTCCTTTCATGTGTTCTCGGATTGCTTTAATACGTACGGAACGCAGGCTGCGAGACCTTTCACGGAAAAATGGATATCGTGGAACATCATCCATATTTTCGACCCGGTTCTGTTCTCGCTGCATACGATCGGGCTGCTGATATGGGCGTTTGGGCTCGCGGAGCCCCGGATCATCTTCAGCGTCGTGTACGGATTTACGGCGCTGTATTACGTAGCGCGCACGATCCAGCACCGGCGGGTCGAGCGGCGGCTGCCGATTCAGGACCGCGAATACGCCGAAGGCGACCGTTATACGGCGATTCCGACCATCCACCTGTACCATTGGAACGTCGTCAAGCGCCGGGCCGACGGCAGCTACCGGCTGGGAGAAGTGCGCAACGGCGTGCTGCGGTGGGTCGACCGGGCCGTCTGCGATTCGCATCCGGCGATCGAAGCCACCCGCTCCCATCCGGACGTGCAGGCGTTTCTGTATTTTACGTCGTATGCTTGTGCCGAATGCCGGGAGCACGCCTGGGGATACGAAGTGCGCTGGACGGACGTGAGATACCGCCACCGCAAGCAATATCCGTTCGTCGCCGTCCTGCTGCTGAATCGGCGCATGGAGACGACCGACTCCTACGTCGGCTGGTTGAGCGAATCGCGGTTGGAGAAGAAGCTCGGGCTGGGCGCTCAATAG
- a CDS encoding ABC transporter permease, translating to MSGRRKRPKHGKSPGEARFPLDGLALRKRRSAEFWRFAAPYLREAGGSLPGLLAISGLGIYLYRSFLSDMPENFPTIAVLTAALGCVAVWTPIRTYVREPDRVYLMPAESALGGYFKAALRSAFWWQAALAAALLWIAWPLYRAGGGEQPYGLVLAVLWLVKALNVYAVWQQTYLREQSHRRLAAAGRAVATFASVYAALAYPAPVALIAAGVCFVVWFCAVLRIPPRHSLGWETLIDLERRQRLRWISALNPFTDVPREEAAVKRRGALGRLARMIPMRERYAYDYLYALTWLRSELFGMTVRLTALGAVLLVAVDGNWQRAAVYAAAALLTGRQLRELAAFHPGFGYGPTLSLPPERRQASLRRVTFVLQAAALTLMLAAGIAGGWSLGWAVGTWAPAVAASYAYTRRIAGAQGGPRRPYPLYWR from the coding sequence GTGAGCGGGCGGCGGAAACGGCCGAAACATGGAAAATCCCCGGGGGAAGCCCGGTTCCCGTTGGACGGGCTTGCGCTCCGGAAGCGCCGGTCGGCCGAGTTTTGGCGGTTCGCCGCCCCGTATCTGCGCGAAGCCGGCGGATCGCTGCCGGGTTTGCTCGCCATAAGCGGACTCGGCATATATCTGTACAGGTCCTTTTTGTCGGACATGCCCGAGAACTTCCCGACGATAGCGGTGTTGACGGCCGCGCTCGGGTGCGTGGCCGTCTGGACTCCGATCCGGACGTACGTGCGGGAGCCCGACCGGGTCTATCTGATGCCGGCGGAATCCGCGCTGGGCGGGTACTTTAAAGCGGCCCTGCGCTCGGCGTTCTGGTGGCAGGCGGCGCTGGCGGCGGCGCTGCTGTGGATCGCGTGGCCGCTGTACCGGGCCGGCGGCGGAGAACAGCCGTACGGGCTGGTGCTGGCGGTGCTCTGGCTCGTCAAAGCGTTGAACGTGTATGCGGTCTGGCAGCAGACGTATCTGCGCGAGCAATCGCATAGGCGTCTGGCGGCGGCCGGGCGGGCGGTTGCGACGTTCGCTTCCGTCTATGCGGCGCTTGCGTATCCGGCTCCGGTCGCGCTGATCGCGGCCGGCGTATGCTTTGTCGTCTGGTTTTGCGCGGTTCTGCGGATTCCTCCGCGGCACAGCCTCGGCTGGGAAACGCTGATCGATCTGGAGCGGCGGCAGCGGCTCCGGTGGATCTCGGCGCTCAACCCGTTCACCGACGTGCCGAGGGAAGAAGCGGCGGTCAAGCGCCGAGGCGCGCTGGGCCGACTGGCGAGGATGATCCCGATGCGCGAGCGTTACGCGTACGATTATTTGTATGCGCTGACTTGGCTGAGATCGGAGCTGTTCGGGATGACGGTCCGGCTGACGGCGTTGGGGGCCGTCTTGCTTGTCGCGGTTGACGGGAACTGGCAGCGCGCGGCGGTGTACGCGGCCGCCGCCCTGCTGACCGGCAGACAGTTGCGGGAACTGGCGGCTTTTCATCCGGGATTCGGCTACGGTCCGACGCTGTCTCTGCCGCCGGAGCGCCGCCAGGCGTCCTTGCGCCGCGTGACGTTCGTCCTGCAGGCCGCCGCGCTGACCCTTATGCTCGCCGCGGGAATCGCCGGGGGCTGGAGCCTCGGGTGGGCGGTCGGGACATGGGCTCCGGCCGTCGCCGCTTCGTACGCGTACACGCGGCGGATCGCCGGCGCGCAAGGTGGCCCCCGCCGGCCATATCCGTTATACTGGAGATAG
- a CDS encoding DUF5325 family protein, with translation MSRPLALFFAVVGTLLLCSIAIALSFRNLWLVLLSVLASVGFIGYGFVLKAKIRRKSQK, from the coding sequence ATGAGTCGTCCGCTTGCCTTGTTTTTTGCCGTCGTAGGCACGCTGCTGCTGTGCAGCATCGCGATTGCCCTGTCGTTTCGCAACCTGTGGCTGGTTTTGCTGTCGGTCCTGGCGTCTGTCGGATTTATCGGCTACGGCTTCGTGCTGAAAGCGAAGATTCGACGCAAGTCGCAGAAATAA
- a CDS encoding CobW family GTP-binding protein: MNGPIPIHLLTGFLGSGKTTLLKHLLDQCKTRGLTAAVVMNELGEVNLDGEALGEGVPMREMLNGCVCCTVRDNLAETLEELADEVRPDVIFVETTGVANPVELLDAVTELPIVERVRLKSVVTVVDGPRFLEMERRLGGAGRTAKLMRAQIKYANLLILNKTDLMDESSLAALEQMLDAINPAADKIAAVYGRVGFERLETLAAELAVKPKDAESGGGDRLPGDHECGEQCDHESHSRHHRREGEAHVHGSHGHLMVVTYRLDGPVNRVRFEQALRCLPAEVLRAKGIVRFDDTPGRVMFQYAYREPMFIRVNPLFSVPDVAVFIGERLPKDMLASLIEQAMA; encoded by the coding sequence ATGAACGGACCGATACCGATTCACCTGCTGACGGGTTTTCTCGGGAGCGGCAAGACGACGCTGCTGAAGCATCTGCTGGACCAATGCAAAACTCGCGGATTGACGGCGGCCGTCGTCATGAACGAGCTGGGCGAAGTGAACCTCGACGGGGAGGCGCTCGGCGAGGGAGTGCCGATGCGGGAGATGCTGAACGGCTGCGTCTGCTGCACGGTGCGGGACAATCTTGCCGAGACGCTGGAGGAGCTGGCCGACGAGGTGCGGCCCGACGTGATTTTTGTCGAGACGACGGGGGTTGCCAATCCGGTTGAGCTGCTCGATGCGGTCACGGAACTGCCGATTGTGGAGCGCGTCCGCCTTAAGTCGGTGGTCACCGTCGTGGACGGCCCCCGCTTCCTGGAGATGGAGCGCCGTCTGGGCGGAGCCGGACGCACGGCGAAGCTGATGCGGGCCCAGATCAAATATGCGAACCTGCTGATTCTCAACAAAACGGACTTGATGGACGAATCGTCGCTGGCTGCTCTGGAGCAAATGCTGGACGCAATCAATCCGGCTGCGGACAAAATCGCTGCGGTATACGGCCGAGTCGGCTTCGAGCGGCTGGAGACATTGGCCGCGGAACTGGCCGTTAAACCGAAGGACGCGGAAAGCGGCGGCGGGGACCGCCTCCCCGGCGATCACGAATGCGGCGAGCAGTGCGATCACGAGAGTCATTCCCGGCATCATCGCCGGGAGGGGGAGGCTCACGTTCACGGCAGCCACGGCCATCTGATGGTCGTCACCTACCGGTTGGACGGCCCTGTCAACCGGGTTCGCTTCGAGCAGGCGCTGCGCTGTCTGCCCGCCGAAGTGCTGCGGGCCAAAGGCATCGTGAGGTTCGACGATACGCCCGGCCGCGTGATGTTCCAGTACGCTTACCGGGAGCCGATGTTCATTCGCGTCAATCCGTTGTTCTCCGTTCCGGACGTCGCGGTATTTATCGGGGAGAGGCTGCCGAAGGACATGCTGGCCTCGCTGATCGAGCAGGCTATGGCTTGA
- a CDS encoding 4-hydroxy-3-methylbut-2-enyl diphosphate reductase codes for MEVLKITPRGYCYGVVDAMMLARQTAMNFNFPRPIYILGMIVHNRHVTEAFEQDGIITLDGPNRLEILEKIEKGTVIFTAHGVSPEVRKRARDKGLTVVDATCPDVTKTHVLIEEKTAAGYHVIYIGKKGHPEPEGAIGVAPDKVHLIEREEEIEKLDIPTDKIVITNQTTMSQWDIKHIMNRLLEKYPQAEIHNEICLATQVRQEAVAQQAGECDLVIVVGDPRSNNSNRLAQVAEEIAGTRAYRIADLSELKREWLEGVRKVGVTSGASTPTPITNEVIAYLEQYDPENPETWPIRRTIDMKRLLPKPRAPKASSAE; via the coding sequence ATGGAAGTGTTGAAAATAACCCCGCGCGGCTACTGCTACGGCGTCGTCGACGCGATGATGCTGGCCCGCCAGACCGCGATGAACTTCAATTTTCCAAGGCCGATTTATATTTTGGGCATGATCGTGCACAACCGACACGTCACCGAGGCGTTCGAGCAGGACGGCATCATTACGCTGGACGGCCCCAACCGGCTCGAAATATTGGAGAAAATCGAGAAGGGGACGGTTATTTTTACGGCTCACGGCGTATCTCCCGAAGTGCGCAAGCGAGCTCGGGACAAGGGATTGACCGTCGTTGACGCCACCTGTCCCGACGTGACGAAGACGCATGTGCTGATCGAGGAGAAGACGGCTGCGGGCTATCATGTCATTTATATCGGCAAGAAGGGCCATCCCGAGCCGGAAGGCGCGATCGGCGTAGCCCCGGACAAGGTGCACCTGATCGAACGGGAGGAAGAGATTGAGAAGCTGGATATCCCCACGGACAAAATCGTCATTACGAACCAGACGACGATGAGCCAATGGGATATCAAACACATCATGAACCGGCTTCTGGAGAAATACCCGCAAGCCGAGATTCACAACGAGATCTGCCTGGCGACCCAGGTACGCCAGGAAGCGGTCGCCCAGCAAGCGGGCGAATGCGATCTGGTGATCGTCGTCGGCGATCCGCGAAGCAACAATTCCAACCGGCTCGCTCAAGTGGCGGAGGAGATTGCGGGAACGCGCGCCTACCGGATCGCCGATCTGTCCGAGCTGAAGCGGGAATGGCTCGAAGGGGTGCGCAAAGTCGGCGTCACGTCCGGCGCTTCGACGCCCACGCCGATTACGAACGAAGTCATCGCCTATCTGGAGCAGTACGATCCCGAAAATCCGGAGACTTGGCCGATCCGCCGCACGATCGACATGAAGCGCCTCCTGCCCAAACCTCGGGCACCCAAGGCGTCTTCGGCGGAATAA
- the aroF gene encoding 3-deoxy-7-phosphoheptulonate synthase has protein sequence MIAITSNTISDERLQEIVAHIEKHGVKAHVSRGTDRTVIGIIGKADPKLAEQLRQMKGIENVIKISKSYKLASREFHPDDTVIEIKGVKIGGDELVVMGGPCAVESPEQIDEIARLVKASGAQVLRGGAFKPRTGPYSFQGIGVEGLVMMAEAGKKHGLLTITEVMTPEYVDVCAEYADILQVGTRNMQNFDLLRKLGTCGKPVLLKRGFSATYDEFLNAAEYILAGGNPNVMLCERGIRTFETYTRNTLDLAAIPVLKQLSHLPVISDPSHGTGRRELVVPMTKASVAAGADGLIIEMHTDPDNSMTGDGVQSLFPDQFANLLQDLEKLAPLCGKTFATPKQPINI, from the coding sequence ATGATCGCCATTACCTCCAACACCATTTCCGATGAACGGCTGCAGGAGATCGTCGCCCATATCGAGAAGCACGGCGTAAAAGCCCATGTGTCCCGAGGCACCGACCGTACCGTCATCGGCATTATCGGCAAAGCCGATCCGAAGCTGGCGGAGCAGCTCCGCCAAATGAAAGGAATCGAAAACGTCATTAAAATCTCCAAATCCTACAAGCTCGCCAGCCGGGAATTTCATCCGGACGATACCGTGATCGAGATTAAAGGAGTGAAGATCGGCGGCGACGAGCTGGTCGTGATGGGCGGTCCGTGCGCGGTCGAGTCGCCGGAACAGATCGACGAGATCGCCCGCCTCGTGAAGGCTTCGGGCGCGCAGGTGCTGAGGGGCGGCGCCTTCAAGCCGCGGACCGGCCCCTACAGCTTCCAGGGCATCGGCGTGGAAGGGCTTGTGATGATGGCCGAAGCGGGCAAAAAGCACGGCCTTCTGACCATCACGGAAGTGATGACGCCCGAATACGTCGACGTCTGCGCCGAATACGCGGATATTTTGCAGGTCGGCACGCGCAACATGCAAAACTTCGATCTGCTGCGCAAACTGGGCACATGCGGCAAGCCGGTTCTGCTGAAGCGGGGGTTCAGCGCGACGTACGACGAATTCCTCAATGCGGCGGAATATATCCTCGCCGGAGGAAACCCGAACGTCATGCTGTGCGAGCGGGGCATCCGGACATTCGAGACGTACACGCGCAACACGCTGGATCTGGCGGCCATTCCGGTACTCAAGCAGCTTAGCCACCTGCCCGTCATCAGCGATCCGAGCCACGGCACGGGACGCCGGGAACTGGTCGTGCCGATGACGAAAGCATCCGTCGCCGCGGGAGCGGACGGCTTGATTATCGAGATGCATACCGATCCCGACAACTCGATGACCGGCGACGGCGTACAATCGCTGTTCCCCGACCAGTTCGCGAATTTGCTCCAGGATCTGGAGAAGCTTGCCCCGCTGTGCGGCAAGACGTTCGCCACGCCGAAACAGCCGATCAACATCTGA